The following are from one region of the Arachis duranensis cultivar V14167 chromosome 10, aradu.V14167.gnm2.J7QH, whole genome shotgun sequence genome:
- the LOC107470014 gene encoding uncharacterized protein LOC107470014, translating to MIKKRSWKNNETVVLTEECSAIIQHKLPQKLKDPESFQIPCIIGETTVEKALCDLGASINLMSLAMMKEMKIEEAKPTRIALQLADISFKFPHGIVEDLLVKVGDFIFPADFVVLDMEEAVNTSIILGRPFLATAGALIDVQRVNLSLDYMMRN from the coding sequence ATGATCAAaaagagaagctggaagaacaaTGAGACTGTAGTACTCACAGAGGAATGCAGTGCCATCATCCAACACAAATTGCcccagaaattgaaggaccCTGAAAGCTTCCAAATTCCTTGTATCATTGGAGAAACCACTGTAGAAAAGGCTTTATGTGATCTAGGAGCcagcataaatctaatgtctCTAGCAATGATGAAAGAAATGAAGATTGAAGaagctaaaccaacaagaatagCGTTACAACTGGCAGACATATCATTCAAGTTTCCCCATGGGATAGTAGAAGATTTGTTAGTGAAGGTGGGAGATTTCATCtttccagcagattttgtggtaTTAGACATGGAGGAAGCAGTTAATACttccatcattctgggaaggccattcttggCCACTGCCGGAGCCCTTATTGATGTCCAAAGGGTGAACTTGTCCTTAGACTACATGATGAGAAATTGA